The Dehalobacter sp. DCM sequence TGCCGACACTTTTCCACGCTGGGAGTACACCAATTTTTGTCACCAGACACGTCATTTTACACGGCTGCACTATTGCACGCTTAAAAACGGGCAGCATCGCGCTTTTGACCCAAATAAATTAATTTAAGGGTTAACAAGGTACTAGTGCCATGTAAACCCTAATTCCTGTACATCCTTGCGGCAGATTTCATGTAATACTGCGTTGTCTTGCCGCTCCTACACCCTCCATGGTGTCCGCGGCATTAGTCCATCCGTGGACGTTAATCGGCATACGCTAGGTATGCCTTGCCTCCGACGGCCAAGGATGGCCTAGTGTCGCGATGCCATGGATGGCAAGGAGCGACCGCCTTGTCTTACAAGAAATCTGCTCGCAATTATATTACAGTTTTAGAGTTTACAAGGCACTAGAGCATAAAAATGACACCAATCATTAAGGTTGGTGTCGGAGATTTTCATTATTTCCAAAAGCTAATTGCTTTTTGGACTCCTCATGTCGTCAAATAGTGAGTTAAAAATTGTCCGGTATACGACGCCGCCACAGCGGCAACTTCCTCCGGTGTCCCTGCCGCAACAATCTCGCCGCCGCGATTTCCTCCTTCCGGCCCGAGATCAATAATATAATCTGCGGTTTTGATCACATCCAGATTGTGTTCAATAATCAAAACACTATCGCCAGCATCGACTAAGCGCTGCAGAACCGTCAGCAGTTTATCGACATCGGCGACATGAAGACCTGTCGTCGGTTCATCTAAAATATACAGTGTCTTACCTGTGCTGCGGCGCGATAGCTCCGTGGCTAATTTGACACGCTGCGCTTCGCCGCCGGAAAGTGTCGTGGCTGGTTGGCCCAGTTTGATATAACCCAAACCGACATCCTGAAGTGTTTGCATCTTTCGTGAAATCCGCGGGATGGCCTCAAAGAATTCCACGGCCTCATCCACCGTCATATCGAGTACTTCCGCAATGCTTTTCCCTTTGAAACCAACTTCCAGTGTTTCACGATTATACCTCTGACCGCGGCAGATTTCACAGGGAACGTAGACGTCAGGCAGGAAATGCATCTCGATTTTGATTATGCCGTCTCCTTTGCAGGCTTCACAGCGCCCCCCCTTAACATTAAAACTGAAACGTCCGGGCTTATACCCTCTGATCTTTGCTTCCGGTGTCTGGGAATACAAATCCCGGATAAAGTCAAATACGCCGGTATATGTGGCCGGATTAGATCTTGGTGTTCGTCCTATTGGCGATTGGTCAATGTCAATGACCTTATCGACATACTCAAGTCCTTTAATCTCCTGATATTGTCCGGGACGGACTTTGCTGCTGATTTTCAGCTCCTGCTGCAGTCCCTTGAATAAGATCTCATTGATCAGCGTACTTTTACCTGAACCGGAAACACCGGTGACACAGGTCATAACACCAAGCGGGAACTTCACATGGAGCTTTTTTAAATTATTCTGCTCGGCGCCAATGACCTCCAGCCATTTCCCATTCGGCTTGCGTCGCTCCGCCGGCACATGTATTTTTCTGCGGCCGCTCTGATACTGGCCGGTTATAGAGACCTCACAGGCTTTTATCGCTGCGAGATCTCCCTGAGCGACGATATGCCCACCATGCGCCCCGGCACCCGGACCGATATCGATAATATGATCTGCAGCTAGAAGCGTATCTTCATCATGTTCAACCACAATCAGTGTATTTCCTAGGTCGCATAATTTTCTCAATGTCTCCAGCAATTTGGCGTTATCACGTTGATGAAGACCGATACTGGGTTCATCAAGGACATATAATACCCCGGTCAAACTTGATCCGATCTGTGTCGCCAGACGTATACGCTGCGCTTCTCCGCCTGATAATGTGCCCGCCGCTCGGTCAAGGGTCATATAATCCAATCCGACATTGACCAAAAACCCGAGTCTTTCCTTAATTTCTTTCAATACCTGGCGCCCAATCAGCTGTTCCTTTTCGCTTAAGACGAGATGATTAAAAAAATCCAGGGATTCAGCAACGGTTTGTTTCGTTAGTTCATAGATAGATAATGTATTGATTTTCACAGCCAGTGCTTCCGGCTTTAATCGTTTCCCCTGGCAAGACGGACATGACTTTTCCGTCATATATCCTTCGATCTCGTTACGGACATAGTCCGATGACGATTCTTTATAGCGGCGGTTAAAATACGGAATTAACCCTTCAAACGGTGCCTTCCAGTATTTTTGCTCATCAAATACATTATAGTAACTGAACTTTATGGGAATATCTGATCCGTTGACCAGGGCTTCCCATTGTTCCGGTGTGAAATCCCGGATGGGTGTATCCAGACTGAAACCAAATTTTTCAGATAGCCCTTGCAGCAGCGCCGGGTAATAACTGGAGC is a genomic window containing:
- the uvrA gene encoding excinuclease ABC subunit UvrA; this translates as MTQDYIKVRGARVHNLKNINVDIPRDKLVVITGLSGSGKSSLAFDTIYAEGQRRYVESLSAYARQFLGQMDKPDVDYIEGLSPAISIDQKTTSRNPRSTVGTITEIYDYLRLLYARIGHPHCPQCGKKITQQTIQQMVDQIMIYPEKTRLQVLAPIIRGKKGEHQRTLEHVRKSGYVRVRVDGEVRDLNEEIVLDKNKKHTLDVVVDRIAVKPESAARLADSLETALKLAEGTVIVDIIGQEEILFSENFACPDCGIAIEEISPRLFSFNSPFGACPVCTGLGANLETDIDLIIPDRSLSINEGAIVPWAKSSSSYYPALLQGLSEKFGFSLDTPIRDFTPEQWEALVNGSDIPIKFSYYNVFDEQKYWKAPFEGLIPYFNRRYKESSSDYVRNEIEGYMTEKSCPSCQGKRLKPEALAVKINTLSIYELTKQTVAESLDFFNHLVLSEKEQLIGRQVLKEIKERLGFLVNVGLDYMTLDRAAGTLSGGEAQRIRLATQIGSSLTGVLYVLDEPSIGLHQRDNAKLLETLRKLCDLGNTLIVVEHDEDTLLAADHIIDIGPGAGAHGGHIVAQGDLAAIKACEVSITGQYQSGRRKIHVPAERRKPNGKWLEVIGAEQNNLKKLHVKFPLGVMTCVTGVSGSGKSTLINEILFKGLQQELKISSKVRPGQYQEIKGLEYVDKVIDIDQSPIGRTPRSNPATYTGVFDFIRDLYSQTPEAKIRGYKPGRFSFNVKGGRCEACKGDGIIKIEMHFLPDVYVPCEICRGQRYNRETLEVGFKGKSIAEVLDMTVDEAVEFFEAIPRISRKMQTLQDVGLGYIKLGQPATTLSGGEAQRVKLATELSRRSTGKTLYILDEPTTGLHVADVDKLLTVLQRLVDAGDSVLIIEHNLDVIKTADYIIDLGPEGGNRGGEIVAAGTPEEVAAVAASYTGQFLTHYLTT